From the Lathyrus oleraceus cultivar Zhongwan6 chromosome 3, CAAS_Psat_ZW6_1.0, whole genome shotgun sequence genome, the window GATTTTCATCCAAAAATGTGCTGAGCTTAATGAGCAAGTTGTTTGCTAGTTTGGCGTAGGCTCAATTTGTCAGGGTGAGGCAGGGTTTATGCAAAGGCCATACAATCACATTCCCTTTAGGTTTTGTTTGCAAGTTGGGTTTTAAAGGAGAGTGAACTGGAGGACTTACTTTTATTTTTTAAATCAAGGACTCTAAAatgtttttaaaaataaattgtGTGTGAATGAAGTATAATATTACCATTTATCGTGCTGCTCTTTCGATTTTTAAAAATGATCAAATATAAATCAAAGTACAGGCTTGGCCCTCTAAAATTCCCCTTCAAAACCCCACTCGCGAACACAGCCTTAGTAAACTGGAGAAACAAACATCTATTGGCTTCAGAAAAATAAAAGATTCCTATCTGTTCCTGATTTTCTCTTTTGTTTGTACCATGagttttttttttctctctttaaatgttttttgttttatttgtttaACAGGTCGTTCTTGCTGCATCCATTGTCGGCAAGTCTGGTAAAGGTGAGTTGCTTGCAGCCCCCATTCACCAGTGGTCTTTTATCCTTTAAACTTAGAATAATTAGCACCGATAGTTTGTGTCTGGCTCACTTTTCATTTGTAGTCATTGTATTGTACTTAAGTATACATCAATTTCACTGAAGGGAAAAGAAACATATTAAATATATCATATATTGCTCTCGAGATGCAATTTTTTATCATAGTTAACTTTAGGCTAGACATGTCCTCATCTTTATTTATAATATTTGAATTTTGTCACATAGACCATTGAGTTATGAAATCCATTTACTATTTCAATTATTCCATCTTTTTTGTGTGTCTAATTCTTAATATCGCATCTTATTAGTGGGAGATTAATGTTTTTGCTTTGACATTCAAAATAACTTTTTAGTTTCTAAACAGCAGCGTAGTCctgaaatgatgttttatttgATGGTGCCTAAATAATAATGGATTTAACACCCATACCCTTATGCCACTAAACCTCTTGCTTTTTTGTTTACAGTGCTAGTTTCTAGACAGTTTGTGGATATGTCTCGTATAAGAATTGAGGGACTTCTAGCAGCATTTCCCAAGTTGATAGGCACTGGGAAACAACACACATATATTGAGACTGAGAATGTGCGCTATGTTTACCAGCCAATAGAAGCTCTGTACCTGCTACTTGTAACAAACAAACAGAGCAACATACTGGAAGATTTGGATACTCTGAGACTTCTCTCCAAACTTGTAATCTTTCTCTGATGTTTCAAATTTGACTTCTTATTTTCTcaaatccatttattttcaatTGATTGGTCTTTTCATCTTGTTAGGAGCATTATTTGTTTTGTCGTTAACTTGGTATGGCTTGCTAGCATGAATCTAGAATTTTTGTGTCCTGTCTTCTCAATTTTCTGTCATGTCGGTGCTTTCAAGGGGTTTTAATGGTACACTTATGAAATGCATAAGCTCCACTTCTCATTTAAACATGGCGTTTAGTACATTGAATTTTATCTGCGTTGACTACATTGATTTCTATAGGAAGGTTTAGGATTGATGAAATGTTTTTAGTGGGAGGTATTTCAACTTTTCAAATCAGTTTTAAAGCCCTTGAGTTAAACTTTTGTCAAGACTTTCTTAAATTCTGTTATTTTCTTAATATTTTCAGGTCCCTGAATATTCGTATTCCCTTGATGAAGAGGGTATCTGCAGACATGCCTTTGAGCTGATTTTTGCGTTTGATGAAGTCATCTCTCTTGGGCACAAGGAAAACGTGACTGTTGCACAAGTTAAGCAATACTGCGAGATGGAAAGTCACGAAGAGAAGCTACACAAGCTGGTTATGCAGAGTAAGATCAATGAAACTAAGGATGTGATGAAGCGGAAAGCCAATGAGATTGATAAAAGCAAGGCATGATCGGGGGACTTCAATTTAAAAACTTTTTTATGTTTTAACTTTTGAGTCTGGGATTGCTCATAATTTAATTGAACTTAATACATTTTTTGCGCAGATTGAAAAGAATAGAAGTGATAAAGGAGGGTTTGGTCCGTTATCATCAATGGGTTCTGGAAGAATTGAAAATAGCTTCAGTGATTCAAGCATATCTAGCACTGGAACTGGTTTTGGATTGAGTACTGATGTTGATTCCTTTTCTACGAAACCTAAAGGTTGGTTTCCATAGATTCTCACAAATTCATCTAGAATGTTTGTAAATGTTACTACTTAGAATGGCAACAGATCATGCAGTCTCCAATTCTCTTCATTAATGTATCGTGTTTTGGAATTAAGAGTTATCTTTTCATTAATGTACTCTCCTATTCTCTTCCTTAGGTCGTCCAACTGCATCTGCCGCTGCTCCGCCAAAGGGTCTTGGTATGAAGCTTGGTAAATCTCAAAAGACAAATCAGTTTTTGGAATCATTGAAAGCAGAAGGCGAGGTCATTCTAGAAGATGTTCAGCCAAGACTTAGCCAGTCTCGGACAGCTGCCCCACCACTTACCGATCCTGTCACTTTAACTGTTGAGGAGAAATTAAATGTGACTCTGAAACGAGACGGCGGAGTTGGTAGTTTTGATGTTCAAGGCACATTGTCTCTGCAAATTCTTAACCAAGAAGATGGACATATTCAAGTTCAGGTATTGTATATTTACTATCTTTCTCAAGCTGTGTCCTGTGGCTGCTGATTTGCATACCAGtaatttattttttataacaAAATGAGTTATTGACATGCAAAAGTTATAGTTGTTTCATTTAATCTCATCATGATTTGGTAACAGTTCATGTGAAACAAAATTCTTTTCCCACCTTAGATGTTGTCTATAGTGTATATACACTTTTCTCATGGTTTATGTGAAGTTTAGTTTGCACCGATTTGTTAGACAAACAATTATCTATGTTTCTTATTGTTAATGTTTAAAAATCAGTCTGTATGCATGTTTGGCATGTTAAGATAGGTCAATTATAAAGTTTTAGTTAGATATTTCAGGCATAGATGTTAAGCTCAATATGAGCTATTTTTTTTGGTATGCTTTAGCCACTCAATCAATCTTCTTACACACATGGGGCTGGTACATATTTTCAATAGAGAAAAGCTTATCTTTAACTAAAGAGTAGAAGAATAACAGCCTTCAGTTGCTGGAGCAGCCTAGAGATTTTCCTCATTCTGACAATTTAAGAGGCCCAAGTGCTCTCCCTATCGCTTTCAGTTACACAATCTGTCTCCCAGGACTGTTCCGTTCTTTCCTTTTATTAACTCCTCCCCAACTAACCTAGCCTATATAGAGTTAAAGCTATCATTAGTTCAGTTAGTTACTGATCGTGGCTCCCTACAACTGTTGCTATTTCTCCTACTGTACACCCATTTAACAGGGGGTATGGTAGCACACCAGTTAGGTTATATAGTTGTGTATTACCTTATTCTCCGATATTTTGGATGGAAAAAGAATAGGCCTGAGTGAGAGAACAACTACAACAACCAAGCCTTATTCTGGTAAGTCTAGGCAAGGATCGGGATCCTGAAAGAGAGAAATAAAGAGAAAAAGTCTATATGGTTGTGGTTCAATTAGATCTAAAAAAAGAAATTGAAAAGAAAGATAATGGGATTTAAAATACATGTAAGCTGATTATTTTTTTGGTCAATCACAACATTCTGATGCTTTTGATATGTGATGTATTTTAGAGTTCTACCGAAACAATCATTTTGGTTCCCTACAACAAAGAAAGACTAATGAGTTGTTTACGTGCAAATGAAAATTTCAATATACAAAATGATATATGTTTCTGTTCGAtcaattttatttgttttgtaCAGTACCTGCATTTTCCAGTATGCACCTTACATCTTTCATTGAAAAATGCTTCAATTCTCCCCCTCATGACTGTTTTTGTATGTATATATCACTTTAGAAGACAACTAAAGTATCTGTACTGCATATGGTGCCATGTTTTTGCAGGTCCAAACTGGTGATAATCAGGCCATCTCTTTCAAGACACACCCTAACATGAATAAAGAACTATTTGCCCATGACTATATACTAGGTCTAAAGGATCCCAATAGGCCTTTCCCCACTGGTCAAGCCAGTGATGCTGCAGGTGTTGGTCTTTTAAAGTGGAGAATGCAAAGCACCGATGAGTCAATGGTGCCACTGACAAGTGAGTTAATATCTATCATTAATATGGTCAGCTACTTTATTTTCATGCATTAAGAACTGACAGTGTCGCATATATTTCAAATGCAGTCAACTGTTGGCCATCTTCTTCTGGAAATGAAACTTATGTCAACATTGAATATGAGGCTTCATCAATGTTTGATCTGCGGAATGTTGTTATTTCAGTACCTCTTCCAGCTCTTCGAGAGGCACCATCTGTTAGTCAGATTGATGGAGAATGGAGGTGTGTAATTTGTTGTTTTTATTCCCTCACCAATCGTGTTTTTGGTTGAAGTCAGTTGTAAATTGCTGTGGTTAGTAGAATCTGTTACACATCCGGGAGCTTTAAACCACTGATCAGATTTTCATGCATTAGATTGTTTGATGGAACTAATTTTGCTTCCCACATCATCCATCCCCTCCCAAAATCACCAATTGATAATGTCTTTCATATTTTTACTTACATTTATAGTTCTAAATCATTTAATTTTATTCCTTACATTCTTGTGCACTCGATAATTTCCTAATAAAATCGGCTTTGCAGGTATGACTCTAGGAATTCCATTTTGGAGTGGTCTGTCCTTCTGATTGATAACTCAAATCGCAGGTATGCTAAGTTTGGAGTGACTTTAAGATTTAATTTTAAGCTTTCAATTGTTTTGTCTGATCTTAAAAATTTGGCAGTGGGTTAATGGAGTTTGTTATTCCACAAGCGGATTCATCAGCATTCTTTCCCATTTCAGTTCGTTTTGCAGCAACTGAGACATTTAGTGACCTGAAGGTTTGTGTTCTTCTTTATGGTATTCAATTTTATTAGGGGTAGTGGATGTAGTGTAATTTGGAACATGTGTCAAAATTTGAAACTGACACATTTATTAACCCAAAGATGTTTGTATGGTTGGTAAGTTTTTTTCATCTCTAAATAGTTCTTTTCTTTCACAACTCATTTGCCGTCATCAGCTGCTATGGATAAATATATGATATTATTAGCTTGAATGTTGTTGTAATGGGATCTTAACCAATATAccttttttttcttctctttgcaGGTTACAAATATCATACCACTTAAGGGCGGTAATCCTCCCAAATTTGCTCAGAGAACTCAGTTGATCACAGAAAACTACCAAGTTGTGTGATTGATTTCCTCTCGACTTTTGAGTTTCTAAGACAGTTTTGCGTTTACAGTTTACAGCCAGTCGCGTTTTTTTCATCAATAGGATTTATTTAGCTGCAGTACTTGTTAATACTCTATTCATGAATTTATACTTTTGGTTTTACTTCTCAAGACACGGATGTTACTTCTATTTACTATCATGTGAAGTATCTTATGTGGAAGGGGATGCATATCCATCTCCCCTTAAAAATCTTATAAGTTTATATAAATAAGAAGAATATCAACTATCTAATACAGGTTAGTAAACTAACTAGTTGTGTATGTATTGTGGTATATTTGCTAAAGTAATGTTTAATGTTTAGTTTACATCTCTTAAAAATACATTTTCATCCAGACACAATTGAAATTTAGGGTATGTTTCGATGGATGTCCTGAGATTTTAAAATGGAAAGAAAAACACTCTTTTAGGAACTCAAGTCCCTTAATATTTGATCACCTTATATTACCATAAAATTGAGTAAGAACACAAGTCCGGACCTTTCTCATATGGGAATTTGcatcatttatttattttcatattCATTACTTGTTCTTCATCATCATGCGAGTCTTCGAAATCTAAGTATTCCTATTTTTTTTTTTGTAGTATAGCAAGACGAGCATACTTAAATCAAGATCAATAACTAAGTCATGTTGAGATAAAAATAAAGGGAATTGCTTTAGGAAAATCATTTTAACACTTTGGGAGTTTGGAGGGGGAGGGGAAGAGTTtcaaaaacaatttttttataaaaagtataggaaaatattttaaattttgtgAACGAATGATTTTGTATAGAATGTTAAAAAGAGTgttgattaaaaccaaaaccctagtcCAATAAATTTTTGACTTCTCTTAAATTAGAGGGGTTTTGGTGATATAAAAGCAAACTCTCCAAAATCTTCCCAATCGAAATTCTTCAATTCTTCCTGTTCAATCATTCTTTTTTTAGAGTCCTCCCCtcccttctccttcaaactctcaaacaaatcctaaggaatTTCAAAAACGTTCTTTAAAATTTGAAAGTGTATTTCTGGACATATATTTTTTACACCAATATACGTCCTAAGTGAGACTCATTCtatttttcttcaaaatttaGTTTAAAAATTTCTCAGATTTACCGTATATCAATTTCCTCTTTGTCAAAAAAAGAATAGTCTGATTTATTTTATATATTCATTTTATCCGTTTTGTAAAAAAAGAAttgaaaatatattttcaagTGGTTGTATGGTATTTTAATCCTCCATGTTATTTGTTGAATCAAGTTGAGGGTGTGGTATTCCAAACATGTGAAGAAATGCCTTACATACACATCTATTATATTTTTCACAACCACACCCGTCTTCTTCATTTTTCCATCTTCGGATTCTATTTATTTTGCCCCAACTGTGAGTTTAACCTAACTTCTCACATTCTTTGTTATGTGATATGTACAAAGTAACGTATATGAAGTAAAAAATACCTTTACAATCGAATTCATCAAGGTGATATCACGGTTGATAATAATCACTTTAGGCATCTCATCTTGGTCCTTCAACATTGTCCGAAACACCTCTAAAGTCCAAATAACATTCTCCTCTTTCCCGCTCTCTAGAAATACAAACCCAACATAATAGATCTTCTCAGTTGAGTAACACTAACCATCTCCAACAATGAAAGTCTATATTTGTTGGTCTTGGACGTTGAAACACATCTTCTATCTGAATCATTATCGGACATTCTAATAACCACATCGAATCCCTGTTTGGAGGCATCCATATAAATCCATTGAAGCATTTAATAACCACATTCAAACTCTTGCTCATTTTTAAATTGGTTACTAACATCTACCGCCTTCACAGTAACACCTTGGACATTCGGAGACACAACTTGTTAGAGGAAATGTCGGGATGCACCATATCTAATAAAAACGATTACCACAACACACTAAATCAACGTTACTGCTGAAAACAGAGCTAGGAAAATGAACACAGACTGATACCGAAAATGCATTTTCGAAAAAGTTTATACACATTTCGAAAATACATTTTCGGAAAAAACGCTCGTTTTTCATACAAAAAACAGGATTAATGTGAGCAATGCAGCTTGAAATAAATGATCTTTGCCTGGAATTTTAACTTCTTTTGCTCCCTTTAGTGTGATGAACCACAAGATTGAAGATTTGAAGTGAAAATGTGGATTGAGAATGGAAGGATTTTTGTTGAGGGTTTGTAAGGAAAAACAACAATGTTGTGTGTTATATCCGATTATTTTGGAGATGCTTCTCCGAAATATCTAACATGCAAAGGTGACAACACATTTTAAAATCTCGCGCAAActttcgaagatgcatctcttAAATTTCCACTGGGTTGATAAATTATGAATATTTTTTTGAAATATcccagagatgcatctctgaaattAAAAAAATCCAACTTATATGGCGTCACTCAGAATGGTCAATGGTGTGTGTGTATTGGATGCAAGATGTATCCTAGAAAACATGTCTAAGAAACATAAATGGTGTATTAAAAATCCCCAATAAT encodes:
- the LOC127126081 gene encoding coatomer subunit delta isoform X1 produces the protein MVVLAASIVGKSGKVLVSRQFVDMSRIRIEGLLAAFPKLIGTGKQHTYIETENVRYVYQPIEALYLLLVTNKQSNILEDLDTLRLLSKLVPEYSYSLDEEGICRHAFELIFAFDEVISLGHKENVTVAQVKQYCEMESHEEKLHKLVMQSKINETKDVMKRKANEIDKSKIEKNRSDKGGFGPLSSMGSGRIENSFSDSSISSTGTGFGLSTDVDSFSTKPKGRPTASAAAPPKGLGMKLGKSQKTNQFLESLKAEGEVILEDVQPRLSQSRTAAPPLTDPVTLTVEEKLNVTLKRDGGVGSFDVQGTLSLQILNQEDGHIQVQVQTGDNQAISFKTHPNMNKELFAHDYILGLKDPNRPFPTGQASDAAGVGLLKWRMQSTDESMVPLTINCWPSSSGNETYVNIEYEASSMFDLRNVVISVPLPALREAPSVSQIDGEWRYDSRNSILEWSVLLIDNSNRSGLMEFVIPQADSSAFFPISVRFAATETFSDLKVTNIIPLKGGNPPKFAQRTQLITENYQVV
- the LOC127126081 gene encoding coatomer subunit delta isoform X2 — translated: MSRIRIEGLLAAFPKLIGTGKQHTYIETENVRYVYQPIEALYLLLVTNKQSNILEDLDTLRLLSKLVPEYSYSLDEEGICRHAFELIFAFDEVISLGHKENVTVAQVKQYCEMESHEEKLHKLVMQSKINETKDVMKRKANEIDKSKIEKNRSDKGGFGPLSSMGSGRIENSFSDSSISSTGTGFGLSTDVDSFSTKPKGRPTASAAAPPKGLGMKLGKSQKTNQFLESLKAEGEVILEDVQPRLSQSRTAAPPLTDPVTLTVEEKLNVTLKRDGGVGSFDVQGTLSLQILNQEDGHIQVQVQTGDNQAISFKTHPNMNKELFAHDYILGLKDPNRPFPTGQASDAAGVGLLKWRMQSTDESMVPLTINCWPSSSGNETYVNIEYEASSMFDLRNVVISVPLPALREAPSVSQIDGEWRYDSRNSILEWSVLLIDNSNRSGLMEFVIPQADSSAFFPISVRFAATETFSDLKVTNIIPLKGGNPPKFAQRTQLITENYQVV